In one window of Notolabrus celidotus isolate fNotCel1 chromosome 17, fNotCel1.pri, whole genome shotgun sequence DNA:
- the LOC117829159 gene encoding somatomedin-B and thrombospondin type-1 domain-containing protein — protein MGSSMGFTCLLLLVTTLGKNHFFVCGGCSGKCCRGRDLSCMTTDWRMDRVYGTCYCDEGCVRTKDCCFDHFTECPAQACAVSSWSFWSGCAKPCQPSVRVRVRHVEQQPSNSGEPCPSLEEQSGCREYRDHQGKPCGLNSGPALITSMEFSKGRPKHDHYGNPLNPGFCVEFTLESRTPHCTVQNRPHTHWMRYITEGFKVCVACEPPAMRNNSGSCQGDGQESDKEALLRWQAVGNHQCSGTWRKIQRTQHCNCPTQHSFVFI, from the exons ATGGGATCCTCTATGGGCTTCACTTGTTTGCTGCTGCTCGTTACAACTCTGGGAAAGAACCACTTCTTCGTGTGCGGAGGTTGTTCAGGGAAATgctgcagaggcagagactTGAGCTGCATGACCACAGACTGGAGGATGGATCGAGTGTATGGGACGTGCTACTGTGACGAGGGCTGCGTCAGGACCAAGGACTGCTGCTTTGACCACTTCACAGAGTGCCCAG CTCAGGCATGTGCGGTGAGCAGCTGGAGCTTTTGGAGCGGCTGTGCCAAGCCCTGCCAGCCCTCAGTGCGAGTCCGTGTCCGCCATGTGGAGCAGCAGCCCAGCAACAGCGGAGAGCCCTGTCCCAGTCTGGAGGAGCAGAGTGGCTGCAGGGAGTACAGAGACCACCAGGGCAAACCATGTGGACTCAACTCAG GTCCAGCATTAATCACAAGCATGGAGTTTAGTAAAGGAAGGCCCAAGCATGACCACTATGGAAACCCCCTGAACCCCGG GTTTTGTGTGGAATTCACTCTGGAGTCCCGGACGCCCCACTGTACGGTGCAGAACCgacctcacacacactggatGCGCTACATAACCGAGggctttaaagtgtgtgtggcaTGCGAGCCTCCTGCCATGCGCAACAATAGTGGCAGCTGCCAAGGAGACGGCCAGGAATCAGACAA AGAAGCTCTGCTCCGATGGCAGGCGGTTGGGAACCATCAGTGCAGCGGAACATGGAGGAAGATCCAGAGAACCCAGCACTGCAACTGTCCGACGCAACACAGCTTTGTCTTCATCTGA
- the terf1 gene encoding telomeric repeat-binding factor 1, protein MELEVHSIDATEADHIDESTDFPHITAVATRWTLDFMFVSLCRHFKENREDAFDETLSSFEAVSQSPSLKGSTDDKKVLICAFLARVVHGKQLDVQYEKDRRVMPLMSAAKIWSDLKDTVADKSLFKNITVLLLVQSVAVCLEKGRRSSASSALKWFEENHELPQSLKAKLSTVVTERETYHPFLMSFSFSRLLDTVQSFLDDYLEKNPSDYLLKAATKVVRSLKKNRGLSDVRKREHSQTEIADDSSEDAKESMNTGRVRIRRKLLSTKITDVWKPDSCKKSVVCVQRISEHELSQVSPRKPADTSNIQKARAARQKWTTAQDKQLEKGVRCHGLGKWSRILLDYDFEGRSGTMLKDRWRILVKTNKVS, encoded by the exons atggagTTAGAAGTTCACAGTATAGACGCGACTGAGGCTGACCATATAGATGAAAGTACGGATTTCCCCCACATTACCGCTGTGGCTACACGGTGGACGCTTGACTTCATGTTTGTGAGTCTGTGTCGACATTTtaaagagaacagagaggatGCATTTGATGAAACGCTGTCGAGTTTCGAGG CCGTGTCCCAGAGTCCATCTCTGAAGGGATCCACTGATGATAAGAAAGTACTGATTTGTGCCTTTCTTGCCCGAGTCGTGCATGGAAAACAGCTGG ACGTCCAGTACGAGAAGGACAGGCGTGTGATGCCTCTGAtgtctgctgcaaagatctggTCAGACCTGAAAGACACGGTGGCAGACAAAAGCTTGTTCAAAAACATTACCGTCCTTTTGCTTGTCCAG TCTGTAGCTGTGTGCTTGGAGAAAGGAAGACGatcctcagcctcctctgccCTCAAGTGGTTTGAAGAGAACCATGAACTCCcccag AGCTTGAAAGCTAAGCTGTCCACAGTGgtgacagagagggaaactTACCACCCGTTCCTCATGAGCTTCAGCTTCAGCCGCTTGCTGGACACGGTGCAGTCCTTCCTGGATGACTATTTGGAGAAGAATCCATCTGACTACCTTCTTAAG GCAGCTACAAAGGTGGTCCGGTCATTAAAGAAAAATAGAGGTTTGAGCGACGTGAGGAAACGGGAACACTCTCAGACAGAAATAGCAGACGATTCATCAGAGGATGCAAA GGAGAGCATGAACACTGGACGAGTGAG GATAAGACGGAAGCTTCTGTCCACCAAAATCACCGACGTCTGGAAACCTGATTCATGCAAAAAAAGTGTGGTCTGCGTCCAAAGAATCTCTGAGCATG AGCTATCTCAAGTATCACCCAGAAAGCCAGCGGACACGTCGAATATCCAGAAAGCCAGAGCAGCGCGTCAG aAATGGACGACAGCACAGGATAAGCAGCTTGAGAAGGGTGTGAGATGTCACGGCCTGGGGAAGTGGTCTCGCATATTACTTGATTATGATTTTGAAGGACGTAGTGGCACCATGCTTAAAGACCGCTGGAGAATTCTAGTGAAGACCAACAAAGTCAGCTGA